In Ischnura elegans chromosome 9, ioIscEleg1.1, whole genome shotgun sequence, the following proteins share a genomic window:
- the LOC124165561 gene encoding protein ANTAGONIST OF LIKE HETEROCHROMATIN PROTEIN 1-like: MENQLVLDYVMQPMSSSSSSSDDEWENMSSSSSDENEGEADHDAIFPLFELLLRGRRKVRVHNFLATAHGYDDEQFRSHFRLRRITAYRLIDDLQASGSIPHHPDGMAKISSELSFLLTLWYLSNTEPLRTIADRFDISISSSFRVIKRVVDWLNSIINDQIKWPRGNRIAAVEQGFEDLRGIRGCIGAIDGTHIAIKKPLENAMDYCNRKNFFSIILQGIVDNNMRFTNVVCGEPGSLHDARVLRRSEVFRFAEEEVEELFPGDKFIIGDSAYPSLQWLVPPFKDNGALSPQHLEFNFLHSSTRMVVEKAFGLLKGRFRRLKYLEISNIQMMTKIVLSCCVLHNICLEEGEDEDFMIDEEDAGMNIEGHADGHAEGINPLQVDRRMNLFRQMFPQ, from the exons ATGGAGAACCAACTGGTTCTGGATTATGTGATGCAACCCATGTCGAGTAGCAGCAGCAGCAGTGACGATGAATGGGAAAACATGAGTAGTTCAT cttCCGATGAGAATGAGGGGGAAGCTGACCACGATGCAATTTTCCCCTTGTTCGAGCTGCTTCTACGTGGCAGAAGAAAGGTGCGCGTCCACAATTTCCTTGCCACAGCACACGGCTACGATGATGAGCAGTTCCGTAGTCACTTTCGGCTGAGACGCATAACTGCATATCGTTTGATAG ACGACCTTCAAGCAAGTGGATCAATTCCACACCATCCAGATGGCATGGCTAAAATTTCATCGGAGCTAAGTTTCCTCCTGACCCTGTGGTATTTATCTAATACTGAGCCTCTGAGAACCATTGCAGATAGGTTCGATATTTCTATATCTTCTTCATTTAGAGTCATAAAACGTGTTGTGGACTGGCTCAACAGCATTATAAATGACCAAATCAAATGGCCACGAGGAAATCGAATCGCAGCAGTTGAGCAGGGTTTTGAGGACCTGAGGGGCATTCGTGGGTGTATAGGAGCAATTGATGGGACCCATATTGCTATTAAAAAACCCCTGGAAAATGCCATGGATTACTGCaataggaaaaattttttttctataattctgcAGGGTATTGTGGATAACAACATGAGATTCACAAATGTAGTGTGTGGGGAGCCAGGATCACTCCATGACGCTAGAGTCCTCAGGAGGTCGGAGGTTTTCAGGTTTGCAGAGGAGGAAGTTGAGGAATTGTTTCCTGGCGATAAATTCATCATTGGAGATTCTGCCTACCCTTCCCTGCAATGGCTTGTGCCTCCCTTTAAGGATAATGGTGCTCTTTCTCCCCAacatttagaatttaattttctgcATTCTTCGACAAGAATGGTTGTCGAGAAAGCGTTTGGTCTCCTCAAAGGTCGCTTTCGACGTTTAAAATACTTAGAAATATCAAACATCCAGATGATGACCAAAATAGTTTTAAGCTGCTGTGTGCTGCATAACATATGCCTAGAGGAAGGGGAAGATGAGGATTTTATGATAGATGAGGAAGATGCAGGCATGAATATTGAGGGTCATGCTGATGGTCATGCTGAGGGGATTAATCCTTTGCAGGTGGATAGGAGGATGAACCTTTTCCGGCAAATGTTTCCTCAGTGA